Below is a genomic region from Fulvia fulva chromosome 5, complete sequence.
CTCGATCGAGTACTTGCGTCGACAACAGCTTCTGGGATCAGACGGTGCACCACTGAACTTTGCAGGTCTCGTGAGCCACCTTTATTTCACGGAGAACTCATCCTTTGCGTTCCATGCTTTGCTGAAGGAAGGCTACTTCCACGAGCTATGCGCAAAGATCCACACAGAAGAGAAGCCAACTCTCGAGACACTGATGTTGGTCATGTCCCACTTGTTCAGCCGCATCGAGTGCAAGCAAGCGGACGCCGAATATCGCGAGAAGGTTGTAAAGCCGTCGTCGTCCATTGTGTTCTTGCCACCGATGCCAAAGCAAGCTTCTGACATTCTCATTGATCACAACAAGCAGACACTGGCTGTGTACAAAGCTTATGTCGAGACGTTTGTTGACCAGCACCTTCACGACCACGACCGCACGCTGCCACTTTCTCAGGTCAAGGTTGGTGCCGAGACTGATAAGCTGCCCGCGAACATCGACCACCTTCCACCTACAAACGTCCGGTCGTCCTTCGTGGCACTTTCGGGATCCGATGACAAGTTTGGATCTATCCATGATCTGTGCGCCACCTCAAGAGATGGTGTCTTCCTGGAAGAAGCCGTCATTCCCCACATGGATGTCTACCCTCAGGAGATGGAGGTGCCACTCAATGCATACTTGCTGGACTTCTTCAAGCACGGCGATGTCATGACCATCGAGCGCGCCAATGGAGTCCGTCGTGCAGACATCTGGTTCTTGCTCAACGACTTCTCCCTCGTCCTGGCCACAATTATCACGTCTCTCATGAACTTCATGAAACTGACCGAAGGCGAGGGCGACATGGACATGCTCGACGTCATGGGTCGCCTCGACGCTCAcgaagaggaagaagacGACAAGGTCGCTGCCGTCGAAGGCGGGAGCGTTGCATCTGGCCCAAGCGCTGCAGACTCTGGAATTGTCATGCCGGATCGCACCAAGGTTGAGGCTACCACTACCAAGAAGAAGGCTAAGAACGCGGACAGCTGGGAGGATCTTGCAGAGGAAGAGGATGCCATGGCTGATGCTGCCACACGCAAGCAGCTGAGTGCCGAGGCTGAGGCAGCTGCTGCGGAACTGAACGCGTGGGACGGTGAAGGTGGTCAGGGATTGAAAGATGTGATGAAGGCGTTCCAGAAATTGCATGCCGAGTTCAACATGAAGTTCAAGGCTATGTGGGCTTAGAGGAAGAGTTGATGGGATGGCTAGAACTTGGGATTGTTGGGCTTCTTAGGTGCTTAGATAGAGGAAGAATTCCCGTTGCCTTTACAGTGTCGCAAGCATTTGGTATTGCGCCATAATATCCAACAGCGATGCTATGACACTTCACATGATTTGTAGGTACCGTCAAATCATGCTCGGGGACGACCATTTGAAGTGAACACGTCAAGATACGCCAGGCTGGAAAATAAATTTGAGATACTATAGCCATCCAATCTTCCTCATCTATCACATACGACCATAGGCCAATGAAAGCGAGGAACCCCGTCCGCTCTTCCATATCTAAGCATTGGACCGCAAGactagtactacggtaggtGACTACGTGGGAATCCCTTGTGTTGTATGTTTTTTGCTTTTTGCTTGTGGCTGTGCCGATGTGAAGCCGGGAGCACGGCGTTGGTCAGTCGCCGTGTAGTCTCGCCAAAAGCCAGGTCACGGGCCGTACAGTAAGAATAATATGCAGGCGCTGCATTCGTGACGAGGAAGGTGTTCTCATCGTCACGGCAGACATTTTCATTCTCGACGTGCAGTAGAACTACCTTGTCCCCCTCCATCATCCGAAACCTTCAACTCTTCCCACTCGCGAAGCAAGTCTTCCACGCTCCCACTTTTTTGCTCGAAGTTCTCGCCAACAGGCTGCGCAAACATGGACTTGATACGAAGCAAATCAGTCTTGGCCCATCCCGCCTCAGCCGCGGCGACGATGAGTCTGGTGGCGCTCTGAGGTAGCTCGACCTTCATCGTTTGCGCAGCTCGATAGATTGTGCGAAGCAGGAATCGCGGCATCATGGCCTGAAGCCCGCCTGCTAGAAGCGCGCGGATGATGTCTTCAAGGGCCGTGTGGCATTCTGCGATGGTGGTTGTTGCTGCTGGGGTGTTTAAGGGTTCTTGAGGGAGTTCGGTGGATTATTGGAGTTGTAGTTCTTGGAGGAGTGTGTAGGCAGAGTTGACGAGCATGGGGATTGCTACGTTTGGGGTGATCTTGAGACCGTATAGCTCGCGAAATTGTCGGCTCAGATCAGCGGCGCTTTGCGATGGCAATGATATCAGTATGTCTGGGATCAAATAGTGAAGGTACATGCTCAGGGGTGATACTTACTAACACGCCCATCGAACTTTGTCTGCTATACATGAGTTTCGCATTGCGACTTCACAAGGACCTTGTGCGGGCGCCAGTGATGCGTCTGCGAACGTGTAGAGGTACATGCGCGTCAGTGTGTGCGGGATGCTGCCTCTCAGTCAAAACGATAGCCCGCTGCGTTATAGACAAGATTCACCCACTGCAGGTCAAACGAAGCGATAGGCATTTCAGGGACTCGTCGAAGCTCTTTCGGTAGCTCGTTTCCCCAGTCGTCTAGTCGTTGTATCACGGTGCGCGTTGTTTGTAGCAAAGTGGACATTGAATGTTGGCTTCTGTTGAATAGCAAGATTTGAACAGTGTCGCCCAGAATGCCGCCCAGGGCGTTGCGAGCTGATAGCAGGAGGTTGATCTTTAGTGGAATTGCTTCTTTTCGCAAGGGATAAGCCTCCCAGAAGAGCGTAGTAGTTGAAGGGAGAATGGTGTCCACTTCAACCATTTCGATAGGCTGCGTGCGAGTGCTGTATTGAATACCAGCGGCGTATAATCTAGGCATCCCAGTCAGTCCGGCATGCGTTCGACAATATCTTCACAAGCTGACATACCCTTCCAAGACTTCAATAGTCCCTGCAACTCTTGTGGTCAGCCTGCTATAGTCCCAGTGTATCTTACGTGGTACACTTACCGGCCGCTACTCGGCGAGCTCTGCAGTAATTCCTGGCCTCGGTCCCAGATCTTTCTTCGAGCTCAGGCATTGGAAGCATCCTCTGCAGCGTATATGCCAGGCCGATGCACTGGTTACCTAGCTTGTCGTTTCCTGTCAGTGCGGATCTGAGCATAACCTGTTGGTCCCACGCGTAATGCCATTGCGCTCTGATGAGGTTGCGGTTGACTGGAGCCACTCGCGACACTTTGCCTCGCGCGTAGCTGCGCAGACGGACCCCTGCAGAATCCATGTGCAGATACATGACGCGACAAAAGGGGCCAGCTCACTCCATGCTCAATATCATGAGCGCCTGAATATTGGTCAAAGAAGCATGTCCCTCTTCCAGGGCCCGTAGCCGAAGCGCCTCCTTATGGAAATGATCCCCCCGCGATAGTAAATCTCCAGGCACAGAGAAAGACTCGTCAATCTCCGATGATTGCTACGGTATGTCAGTAGAGCCTCGTGTTCGTGAAAGATTCCATACTGATGCCAGCGCGAGAATCGAATTGACTAGCAATGGAGAACAGTACTTCGAGTTACGATCACCAGAACGCATCGCCTTGACGAATAGGTCCTGCTTCACGTATCTCCAGAAAGGGTTGTTGATGTGGAGGAAGATGGATATCAGATGGGATGCTGCGATATCACTGATGTTGAAGTTGAGCCAAGGGGTGGCAGAGACCCAAACTACGGGGCCATGGTCGATACCGTCTTCTATGACGTGATGGAGGGAGTTGTTTTCGTACGTTCCAATAAGTGGCAACGTCGTGATATCCGGATCAGCGACTTGCAATAGTTGACCTATGCTTTCCAAGTAGACTATTGTGTCCCTGACCGGTGCGTATGCGTCCGGTGTTGGCAGCGAAAGTTGTATACTGCCGTTCAAAACTGCGGTTCCCAACGCGATGACGTCTCGTAAAGGAGCTGTAGAGTGTACGAGGGCCATGATGAACAGTTTCCTCCGTTGTTGGTGGTCGAGATCCTGAGCCCGACTTTCGCTCCCTTTCCGACTGTCGCGCAAGATGGCTGCAACTGACTGGCCTCTACGAATGCCGTTGAACAATTCAAGAGCCGTCTTTTCATCGCTGTTCGCGATGGCGGAGAGCACGTCCTGGGCCTCATTGTGTGCCTGTGAGACCTCTCCAAACTTGCGCTTGCGTGCTTCTTGATGGGACTCATTCGCCTCGACGGTGAAGATGCACCGGACGTTCTTCTTCGTGCATGTTGAGCATGGTCTTTGGCCATCACACTATCCTTGATGTATCAGCACGCTTTCTTCAAGAAGGGCGGATCTGCTCGGCACCTTGATCTTCTTCGACCGGCATCTCTCACATGCACCGACTACTGCCTGCCGCTTCGACTTCTCTACAGAGGCAAACAGGACAGCGCCACGCCCACCGGGATCTTCGATAGCTGGGTGCTCCATGGTGATGGTGATGGTATGGCATGAATTCTGACGTGCCGAGTTGATGCGGCGTAGGTAGCAGTCCACCTCCTTCTCAGGCGCTCACCGTTTGAGGCCGTAGCCTGGATACAGTGTGACAGCGTCTGGACACGTCGGAACGTCACTGGGAGGTACTGAGATTTCGCGTACCAAGGCGAGGACACTGCTGTGCCGTCTGCTGATTGATCGGTAAGGTACGTATCACAAGGTCGGATTAAGTTCCGATACATTGAGTTTTCGGAACTAATCAAGATTATCAGCCTCCCTGTACACGACCCTCAGGCTCTCGCAGCAACAAGCAAAGCCACGATTCATCAGTCTCACTCCATTCCTGGAACCCAAGCTTCTTCCAGTGTCTTGCGATCCGCTCCCCGGCGTCCAGTCGCCCGTCGCCAGTATCACCCACAGGTCCTGCTTGAAGCAAAACCACAGTATCGTCTGGAAGCTCCAACGCATCCATCACCTTCTTCACTGCCGCGAGTCCGCGCCCTTGACCACGCATGGTGGGATGCAAGATAACCTCATCGATGAAGAGTATGCATGTAGCTTGCCTGATTTGCAAGTCTCGATCTGGTGGAAAGCTCTCGTTGGCAAGGTAGTTCTCGACTTTGTCTAGCTTTGCTCCGAGATGTCTTTCATCATAGATCTGGCATTCGTCCCACATTCGGATGGGTCCAATGCGTACCAAGGCGGCTTGATGCAGTATGTTGAGGTAGATGTGACCGATCGAGGTGTCGTTTTGCGCGAGCCGGAGGGAGGCTGTGCAGGCTTCGATGTGAGGATGGTGAGCATGACAGTCCTCGTCGCGGCGCTGCTTGCATATGTCGCGCCGAATGTGTAGCGTGATGTCTTCCATGGTCGTTGGGGTTTGTGCGGGGGACGATGAGTGGTTGATCGATAAGATACTGCGTGCTGCGTGAGTGTCAGTATCGAGTCAAGAAGCAAGTTCTAGATCGTTTGCATGTGAACGCACAAAGCCTGCGGCGGGCTGTGAATGTGCACATGCTCGCAATTGTCAATGGAACTTGCAATACTTAAGCCCACCTTCGTGTTGTTCGTGTTTGACTAGCAGGTCTGTTCCAACGATAGACACATAGATATCTCGCCCTCGATGACTCCACCTACCGCCACGAGCTGGCAAAGACTGATGCAAGAAGGTGATGCGCAACTCAGAGAAGGCGATACCCTCGAGCCTAACCCAGCGAACGGCGGTGGGACCACCACATCTCGCCATGAGCCTCGCCATGAGCCTGACATGGCTCAGACATGTCCATCTTTCACGCCCGGCCAACAAGGACGCAACATGATTACGAATGTTCCCCAGCAACCTCGATCCGTCTCCAGGCAGAATGTTGGCGCAGCTTCGAGTGCAAGCTACGACCAGCAGCATGCAAGTCGCGTGTTCGGCCAGCATGACGAGCCTCAAAGCATGCAACTCCAGAACTCGATCAGTTATGGACCTCTGCCACGCATGCCGACATACGAATCCGGAGCGCACCAGACTCTTCGCCAGCTGGCGCCGAAGCTTCAGGCACTGCTGGACCTCTTCGCGACAGCGTACGAAACGCACGACATGGTGAAGGTGGAGGAGCTGCGCAGGAGGTTGAACTGGGCCATCGACGCCAAGGGCGCTTGAGGAGAGTTTTCTTGGTCCGTGGGTGCAGCGGTCACAATGTTGTGTTCTGGTCTGTACTGCAAGGCGATGCGGGTGGAAGAGGAGCGCAAGGAGCTGGCCTCAATGTGCCAGCCTTGGTGGCGGATTGATGAAGCGTGCGATCTTACTTGAGCAACAATGCTTCCGATGCAGCGCCATGATGCAATACAGGAATAGTACATGTATGGATGGCAAGTCCATCGGAGGAAGAAGTGACCGTGCTTCAATCGTGCTCACACTGCGATGATCGGGCAGAAAGCCGATCGTGCAATGAAGGGGTGTTGCGCGCTGACGTATATAGGAATGAGGTGAAGTGCGTACATGTATAATATCCCTGGAGACTCCGAAGTACGCATCAGAACTTGCGAAACTGATTGGGGAATTGCCCAGCAAAGGTCACGTCAAAGCCGTCTACATCGATACTGACATCTACACCATTCAAATACTGTGGACGGACGTTGGTGACGTAGGGTGGTGCTGGTCGCATGCACCTCACTGCATTTGGCTGGACCGGAAGACCTGCACGCCGATGAGGTGCACTCATGAGGCATACGTCACTCTCCGACCTCCTCGAGCATGGCAAGGCCTGCATTGTTGCAGCGTAGCAAACTCCGGTCGCCATTCGACACTGTCATCTTGGTGGGCAGTGCAAAGGCATGGCCCATCCAGGCGAGCCACTCACGTCTGCAGCACTTTCAAATCCTTTGCTCGCGTTGGCCTCTGATTCCTCGGCCTGCTAAGGGTCACGCTCGCAACAGACGAGTGGCGACAAGACACATGCACGTCCGTGATCGTTGGTGCACTTTTCCGCGATCGAGACCACCTTTTGCTTTGCTCTGCATCGTGAACGTAGCGGCGAGATCTGAGGAAATTCCAGCCAAGTATTGCTTCAAGACTGCCGCGGAGCCACGTCCTGAAGATGCTTCTTCGTTTTCATGGCGGCGGAGTCTGGTCGCCTTTCGCAGAATCTGCAGTGCGCCGTGCTTAGCTTAAGCAATGGCGCCAACGCCTCCGCCTGCTGCATCTTTCCTCGCAACTCGCACCAAGTTGCGGCAACGATTCAACTGCTCAACGAGCTCGAGGTGTGCTTCCAGGTCACCACCGCCAACGGCCCTTCGAACGAGCACGAAAGCATCGGCCGCACCACAGCATCTATCTGCCTGGAGAACATCAACGACATCACGCCCTATCTCTCCATCGGAGCAGTCTGGCTAGGTG
It encodes:
- a CDS encoding Nitrogen assimilation transcription factor nit-4 translates to MEHPAIEDPGGRGAVLFASVEKSKRQAVVGACERCRSKKIKCDGQRPCSTCTKKNVRCIFTVEANESHQEARKRKFGEVSQAHNEAQDVLSAIANSDEKTALELFNGIRRGQSVAAILRDSRKGSESRAQDLDHQQRRKLFIMALVHSTAPLRDVIALGTAVLNGSIQLSLPTPDAYAPVRDTIVYLESIGQLLQVADPDITTLPLIGTYENNSLHHVIEDGIDHGPVVWVSATPWLNFNISDIAASHLISIFLHINNPFWRYVKQDLFVKAMRSGDRNSKYCSPLLVNSILALASQSSEIDESFSVPGDLLSRGDHFHKEALRLRALEEGHASLTNIQALMILSME